One Antennarius striatus isolate MH-2024 chromosome 9, ASM4005453v1, whole genome shotgun sequence genomic window, ttctcctttcagcttttcccttcaggggtcgccacagcaaatcagttgcctccatcacaccaactaccttcatgtcctctttcactacatccataaacctcctctttggtcttcctctaggcctcctgcctggcagttcaaaactcagcatccttctaccaatatattcactatctctcctctggacatgtccaaaccatctcagtctggcctctctgactttatctccaaaacctctaacatgtgctgtccctctgatgtactcattcctgatcctatccatcctggtcactcccaaagagaacctcagcatcttcatctctgctacctccagctctgtctcctgtcttttcctcagtgacactgtctctagaccaaacaacatcgctggtctctccagttttgtacacctttcctttcagtttagctgaaactcttctatcacacatcacacctgacacttttctccacccattccatcctgtctatacacgcttcttcacctcttttccacactctccattgttctggactgttgaccctaagtgcttaaaatcctccaccttcttgatctcttctccctgtaacctcactcttccacttgggtccctctcattcacacacatgtactctgtcttactgcggctaaccttcattcctctccccTTCCAGGACaatcctccacctctctagcttctcctccacctgttccctgctctcactacagatcacaatgtcatctgcaaacatcatagtccatggagatcctgtctaacctcgtctgtcagcctgtccatcaccatagcgaacaagaaggggctcagagctgatccctgatgcagtcccacctccaccttgaactcctctttcacacctacagcacacctcaccactgtcttacagtcctcatacatgtcctgcactgctctaacatactgctctgccactccagacttcttcatacaataccacatttcctctctgggcaccctgtcataagctttctccagacctacaaaaacacaatgcagcttcctctggccttctctgtacttctctatcaacaccctcaaagcaaatactgcatctgtagtactcacTGTCTCCAAATTTGCATACTTATAGGCATCCATGtgtggatatacagtatgagtggaaaaaattatttccctACGGGTATCAATATAGTATAAAAAAAGAATGCTAATGCTGAATTATTAACCACTGAGTTATTTTTTATAGCCTGTACTGTGAGCATAGATCACAAAATTTTCTTACGTATAAATGTTTACCAGGTGTGCACTTTAGGAGATTGCAGTTAGACATTGTATTTAGGTTATACAGACAATGTTGAATGTAGAGTTGTAACCTTGTATATGACTCCTCCCCAGGCTGTAGCTTTGGGTTCACTGTGTGACAACATTGAGGTTGACCCTGAAAGTGGTGACCTGTGGTTAGGCTGTCACCCTAATGGATGGAAACTCCTCATGTTTGACCCCAAGTCCCCAGCTGGATCAGAGGTTTGTTCACTTTTAACAGATCATATGTAACTGGCAACTTTACGGAAACACTGTCCATTGTTGTTAAAGTGTTCATAAAGTGTTCAGTCATTTACAATTAGTGTGTATCTTGTTAAAGCATCCAGACTAGTAGCACTTATCTATCTTTCTATAATTCTTTCTTTTCCATAATTATGTTTTCTCAGGTCATTCGTGTCCAGAACATTCATACTGATAAACCAGTGGTGACTCAGGAGTATGCTGACAATGGCGAAGTGATCATTGGTTCCACTGTAGCAGCTCCCTATAGGGGAAAGGTGGTCATTGGAACAATATTCCACAAAGCCTTGTGTTGTGATATGAAGTAGGCAGTGACTTCGACATCTGATTTGAAGCTGaggaattcaacattttaaagaaaatatttacatcCAAAATGCTAGGGTTGTAACATGtactgtgtataaaataaaattgaattgcAGTTAGCCTCTGGTGTGTGCTCACAATTGGCAAAGTGAATAATTCAACCATATTCTCTGAAATTGAAAATAGACTCTGAAGTCTGAAACCAGCTTTGCAATCACAGATTGCATTTGAGAAACTAGAGAAATAAGAATTTAACTGAAGAAACAATAAATCTATATTTTAAAACAGCTGTGCTCACTTTGTATGTATCATGACATTGAAAgtccaaatactgtatatggtcGTGACCTGTGCTTACAGTCTGAGTTTTAGTTCATTGAGAAAAGTACAAACTTTTCAACACGCCATGGTAACCATTTCAATTTGGGACTGATGAAAGGTATGTGTGCATAAATGAATGTGCTTTAAAGGCTCAGGTTTATGGAATTCTCCTTAGATTTTTAAAGTGCTAAAACTTGCTATGTTAACTGACTACTAATTTTATAAGAGAGTGGAATTCATTTTCTGATTTCAGAAAGccgaaaaaacatcaaaatgttgCAATAAAAGATGTGGATAGAAATGCATATAATTAATAAATGCAAgtaattaatacattttatttgcaaaattaatttaataccTGTAATATTTTATACCTGTTCTGCACACTGGCtcatgtttttatgtcctaaaaataaaagtacatttcAACTTTCTCTCATGCTTTGTATAGAGTTATTGggcattgttgttttttttaatagtttttgcaTAAGAAGCATATTGAATCCCTACACACAGGCTGTATgattacacatacagtacaatgtcctccgggattattaaacttatctatctatctatctacaccaTCGGGTATTGAAATCCTATAGTTCATACACAAAAAAGCACCAGAagttcaaaatgtaaaatttcttatttttagaaaattcaattttttgtttgaatattGAAAAGATTCAAAGGGTAAGAATCTATGTATATGACAAGGCTGAAAACCAATTTTCAATGGCCATGATCTTCAAGAACTACATTAAATCAGACAGGATTCTGTAGACATCATCACTGtattaaaaacaagatttaatagAGCGGTAAATTAATTTCTATGGGCTGACAGCAGACCTCTTTCATAGAATTAAACAGTGGGCAGCTAATAAGGATGAGGGTCTGTTTACTGATTGGTATTATTCTGCGTCTTCGTTGAATCGGATGCCCAAATTGTATATGGCAAAAGACCAAGCTCAGGCTGGGTTTTAATTGAAAAGGAACTTACAAAACACATTCCTTTACAGCTTTTATATCACAAGCAAGACATAAATACCATCTGGGAACCAATTGCTTGTGTTTGCAAGACACGCTCTGAAAATATTGCACCAAATTATTGGTGAAAAACCTTCTTTTAGTTCCATTATGtccatgaaaagaaaactgtcTTTAATTCATCAAAATAGCATACAAGCTAGGTTAACCCTTACAACTGAGGttaatttgggactggccaattaaccttatgtgggaggaagccagagagaaccaatgcagacggggagaacgtgcaaactccctacagagtgggacttgaatCCGCAACCGCTTTTCTGTGCACAGaaagcactacccactgcaccactatGCCGCCCTATGCAGTACCACCAAAATTAGAGCAAATGGTCTCCTCATTTCCCAAGTGCTTGCAGAGTGTTAAAAGAAGGAAGTGGTGCAATACAGTGATAAACATGACCCTGTCCAACAATTTTGAGGAATATGTTGTTGAcatcaaattcaaaatgaaatttcagtgaatttttctgtttcaccattcaaaatgttgtttttgtgttatttctaaAACACATCACTGTGTCATTACAGATCACACATCAGTAATACcttactatttattttttacatcattattaCAGTGTCACAACTTTTGGAAATGGGGTAGTATCTTCTTTTAATAAATCTTCCTCTACCTTAGATATTGTAAATCTAGTATCCCCTCCATTGGGGTGCTGTACATTTTCCTCGTTATTATCATCTTTGGTCGGCACAGTGAAGACAATTCCATGGACTTCTGAGTCAGATGCACAACTGTCCTTATTCTCCTCATTTTCTGTCCTGACACACTCAAGGTCTCTGTTGCTCTCTTGTATAGGAGAACAATCCCTTTTTTGTTCACTTTTGTCTATGTCATCCTTTCTATTTACAAACACTTCACTGATACTGATCAAGCGTCTGCGCCGAGGTGAGTGGTCCAGCGTCCTGATGTTGGTGCCCAAGATGTCACTGCAGCTCTTAGATCGATTTATATTATCTGCAGGCTTTACTTTATGTGCTGTGGCTCCAATCTCCTTGATAACGGTGCTGTAATCTTCCTCTTTTGGGAAATCAAAAATGTCAATAACGGTCGGATGTTCGTCTGGGCTGTGCTTATCCTTTAAAGGAAGGGGGTCTTCCTCATAGAAAtgtctgtgtctttgtcttctttttttcttcagtacCTTGTGAGCTTCTACCACCATGTTGACATTCCAACTGAAGAACAGAGACAGCCAGGCAAGGCCCATGTAGATCCACAACTCAGCAAATACTTTGTACAGTCGGGGATAGTCTATATTTGGATTTACACCTGAAATGGGAATTGACAACAAGTTAAGATCTACCTATCATCTCAGAAATATACAAATGAAATGAGATTAATATAttcatcccaaactgggaatAAGGTAACTGGAAAAGTAGATACTCATAATTAACAGCATGAAATACaaacatcaagaaaaacaaagaattaagTATCACAAAGAACATAAATACTTCATACCTGCCACATAATCCCCAAAACCAACTGTTGTGAGTGTGATGAAAGAGTAGTAGAGGCCTTCCAGGTAGCTCCATCCTTCCAGATACATGAAAACAATCGGAGGGATCAGCAGATGCACCAACAGTCCCCACATCAGGAATAAGACTGTGCAGGTTAACTGGACCTTTTTCTGGCAGAAAAGAGAgcagtaatatactgtatatatttaaacatatttaactTGATTGAGTTGcattttaacaatgaaaatgacaaaaactaacTTAGTATGAACTTACCACAGACACACCTTTACGGATCAGAACCTGGGACAAACGTTTGGCTCGGTCTCCAAAAAATGAGCCTAACTCGCTTATCCATACCAGACATAGGGGGATTCCACAGAGACCATACAGGATACAGAACACGCGACCGCCTTTAGTCTTAGGAGCAACATTACCAAAACCTGATGAACACAGGAGGAAGCATTAATGCACAACACAGAGATATTTAATAGTTAATAGATAATTAATAGTTTTCACACGTAAAAACAGGTGTTATCATTTTCATCTTTATCCTTCATTAAAAAAGTAAGAATATAATTTGGGGTTTCCAAGTTGAAAAACAACTGATTGCTGATGATCATCGTTGGGAATAAagagttttatttctttaacttGCAGCTATTCATTTCAAGATCTCAAAATTGGCTACTTGAAAATAACTCAGTCACAGACATGTCAGTCTTGAGATGCATTGACTGCCttgaatattttacttttgatcTTGTAAGGTATCAAATGTGTAGTTATTGATGTTAGTCTTTTAGTAATCAGGATTGTGGTTTTGGCATTTTTTTACCAGACTTTAATAAGGTATTAAGAACTGCAAGTTGTTTTTATCGTTGCATTAATGAAGTAGTATTTCAACACTCTAAAAGTCTTTTTTCTGTTAGTCTTTAACATGTGATATAGTAGACATAGTTAGATGGTGATTGTGGTGATTAATGCAAAACTCTTTTTGCAGTAATGGCCatcaggaaaatattttgtcaaataTTGTTAAAGGTAGAAGGTAATAGAACGACACAGATTTAAAATGTGAGTTTAACTGTATTTTTCTGTAGATTTAAGATATTGATAAAGGAACTGAATAGACTTTTAGCTGTCTTAAATCATTTAAGACAGTAATGTACATTCTTCTTTAAATTGTGTGTCCCTAGTCCTTTTGATAAAATCAAGAAGCAGTTAAAAAAAGGTactgaaaattaattaattcaacTTCCTATCCCCTTCTTCAGTTTTTATGGGTCAcaagggttgctggagcctatcccagcagacttactggcatgaggtgggggacactccggacacaACCCCGGTGCACTGGGGAGCcacaagaaaaacagacaatcaCTCACatacacctacgggcaatttggaatgatcaattcacctgaagcgcatgtttttggaggtgggaggaagctggagaacccagagagaacccacacagtcatggggagaacatacaaactccgttAGTCACTAAAAGTGACTAAATGTGAACACAGGACTAAAACAGGAATTACTGCCTTTAAAGGAGACCAATTATGGTTGTAACATTTATTGCTTCAGCACCCATAATTTGCTGAATTTATGAGCTAGTTCATGTTTATATGCGTCAATCTCCACAATAATTTTGTATGCTGAGTCTGACATAATGaaattgttttcacatttatgaATAGTTTCCTCTGTGGTAATTTCAAATCTGATTTGAAAGAAGATAAATCCACTATCATGATAATCTCCAAATGGACTGATCCTGGTCCACTATTCAGCAGATACATGTTACTATACAAATGTCTCTCCCTTTTCATGCTTCACCCTTCCCtacttgtgtttttgtctgctgCCTGTGGATGAACACACTGGGTGTGTTGCACTCTCCACTTGATGACCTGGAGCTGTGGCATTCCTCTCACCTTGTCCCAGTGCCTCTGGAGTTACCAGCTAGATCATTGATTCTTTGTGTCAACCTGCTCAAACTTGCTCTGCTCCCTGCCTGCACCCCTCTGCCTCCAGTCATCTGTTGGGTCCACagtgattttttattttcaaagtaaaGTGTTCCATGTGCATAGGGGGATGGTTGTAACATTGTCAAAGATGTGTTAcatcccacccccacctctgTCAGCCATTGTTCAGCTAACTGTATTAGCATAAGCACCCATTCAGCTGCtccttttatttaaagaaaagggGTATCCACAGCAAGCCACACTCTTGTCTTGACTAGTTTTTATGCCAGATGTCCTTCCTGTCACACATCAGATTAGAACCCAGGTCCCTCACACTTAAGGCCAAAACTTAGTCCAATGCACCACAAGGGGTGATTTGCTAAATTGTGCTACATAATGGTAAATAAGAATGGATAAAGGGAAACTTCTGCAATTTTTTCATAGTAACCACCCATGAAACTTGTCATGTGAGGGGATGTGGACAGGTTGAGctaatatataaaaacaaaaggcaGCATAATTACCCCATGGAGATCAACATTTAAGAGCATTATATcataatgtattattatttatatggtGTATTAATTTGAATTCAATGTGTTTCCCATTCATTTGACATTATTTGAGGTGAATGTAGTTTCACCTCAATATACAGTAATAGATGTCACAACCTAACCCCTTGTCAATCAATGTCTCCTCTTCCTAGGCCCCCATTACCCTTAATTACCCTTGAGTAAGTGGTAACAGCATTACCCACTCGTTGGCAGTTCTGGCCCGTACAGTCTATATGCCAGTATATCCCTAAGCAAGACACTAAACATTGTTGTCATGTCCCCACTTTTAAAACATCTAAACTAATCTGCCTCCAGGTAGGTTAttttgggatttaaaaaaacactttcatacCTGTAAATTTGGTTCTTTCTCTACAGATTACAGCGATCatatatcagtatagggaggaaGTAGGTAAATTATGAATTGATGACACAATTTCCATATTTTCCTTGAATCAATGGTGCTATAACTCACTGTGTTACAACCACACCTGGTTTCCTCTATATTATTGCACTGTTATacagttttggtcaaagcaatAATGGACAGTGTACCATGatgggtgtttgtttgttctgtctGACAGACAGGGGGAGGAGATACAAAACCTtagaagtattttaaaaaaaaatcagtatcaTGATATAAAATCTCGTTAGTTTTGCAACGACTGTGAATGTTACTCAAACCAATAGTGGTGACAATGGTCGAGGTGAAGA contains:
- the LOC137601520 gene encoding potassium channel subfamily K member 5-like, encoding MADKGPFLTSCIIFYLSIGAAIFQILEEPNWKSARDKYQLQKETILKNYPCLTKDNLEDILEIVSAAAGQGVAITGDVHRNTWDWANSVIFTSTIVTTIGFGNVAPKTKGGRVFCILYGLCGIPLCLVWISELGSFFGDRAKRLSQVLIRKGVSVKKVQLTCTVLFLMWGLLVHLLIPPIVFMYLEGWSYLEGLYYSFITLTTVGFGDYVAGVNPNIDYPRLYKVFAELWIYMGLAWLSLFFSWNVNMVVEAHKVLKKKRRQRHRHFYEEDPLPLKDKHSPDEHPTVIDIFDFPKEEDYSTVIKEIGATAHKVKPADNINRSKSCSDILGTNIRTLDHSPRRRRLISISEVFVNRKDDIDKSEQKRDCSPIQESNRDLECVRTENEENKDSCASDSEVHGIVFTVPTKDDNNEENVQHPNGGDTRFTISKVEEDLLKEDTTPFPKVVTL